A genomic stretch from Candidatus Cloacimonadota bacterium includes:
- the rplO gene encoding 50S ribosomal protein L15, with protein sequence MELHNIERPNVKKNKKRLGKGHGSGTGKTAGRGHKGQKSRSGGSIPAWFEGGQMPLQRRLPKRGFKNIFKKQFRLVNLETLQKIDEAEFDIEKLENLNLIRKAKAGEVAPVKILANGGEEFDKKIVVRANAFSEKAKELIEKSGGTAEVI encoded by the coding sequence ATGGAACTTCATAACATTGAACGTCCTAATGTGAAGAAAAATAAGAAGCGCTTGGGCAAAGGGCATGGTTCAGGTACGGGCAAAACAGCCGGTCGTGGACACAAAGGTCAAAAGTCTCGCTCCGGTGGAAGCATTCCAGCCTGGTTTGAAGGTGGTCAGATGCCCCTGCAGCGTCGTCTTCCTAAAAGAGGATTCAAAAATATCTTCAAAAAGCAGTTCAGACTTGTAAATCTGGAAACACTGCAGAAAATTGATGAAGCAGAATTTGATATTGAAAAATTAGAAAATCTGAATCTCATTAGAAAAGCAAAAGCCGGTGAAGTTGCTCCTGTTAAAATTCTGGCCAATGGCGGTGAAGAATTTGATAAGAAGATAGTTGTCAGGGCTAATGCTTTTTCTGAGAAAGCCAAAGAATTGATCGAGAAATCAGGTGGAACGGCGGAGGTAATCTAA
- the rplR gene encoding 50S ribosomal protein L18, which translates to MDKTSATYKRTLARTKRRKAIRKKIFGTPEKPRLAVFRSLNHIRAQIIDDTNGTTMLAFSSFSKVAKIDKSKKKTEQSFEVGKKLGEMAIAKGIKEVCFDRGGYLYHGRVKALADGARKAGLKF; encoded by the coding sequence ATGGATAAAACTAGTGCAACTTATAAAAGAACGTTGGCTCGTACGAAAAGAAGAAAAGCGATCAGAAAGAAGATTTTCGGTACACCCGAAAAACCAAGACTGGCAGTATTCAGAAGTTTGAATCACATTCGTGCTCAAATTATCGATGATACTAACGGAACTACGATGCTTGCTTTTTCCTCTTTTTCCAAAGTAGCCAAAATTGATAAATCGAAGAAGAAAACCGAACAAAGTTTCGAAGTCGGCAAGAAACTGGGCGAAATGGCAATTGCTAAAGGCATCAAAGAAGTATGTTTTGATAGAGGTGGTTATCTTTATCATGGCCGTGTAAAAGCTTTGGCAGATGGCGCACGTAAAGCCGGTTTGAAATTTTAG
- the rpsE gene encoding 30S ribosomal protein S5: MENKRRNKRNNEPLFEVEKIVATNRVAKVVKGGRNFSFNATVVVGDKNGKVGVGIGKANEIVDAIRKAKERAGLNLLKVPIVNGTIPHEIIGRYGASKIMLRPASPGTGVIAGGPARAILEAAGIQDILTKSQGSNTPANVVKATMIGLKQLRTISQVAKLRGKTVEELTGKKIEGKKAEEEK, from the coding sequence TTGGAAAATAAGAGAAGAAATAAAAGAAACAACGAACCACTTTTTGAAGTAGAAAAAATCGTTGCAACAAACCGTGTAGCCAAAGTGGTGAAAGGTGGTAGAAATTTCAGTTTTAATGCTACAGTAGTGGTTGGCGATAAGAATGGTAAAGTTGGTGTAGGAATTGGAAAAGCGAACGAAATCGTTGATGCTATCCGCAAAGCCAAAGAAAGAGCTGGTTTGAATTTGTTAAAAGTTCCTATTGTGAATGGAACTATTCCGCATGAAATTATTGGCCGTTATGGTGCCAGCAAGATCATGCTTCGTCCTGCTTCTCCTGGTACTGGAGTTATTGCTGGTGGACCAGCCCGTGCCATTTTGGAAGCGGCTGGAATACAAGATATTCTTACCAAATCTCAAGGATCAAACACTCCTGCAAACGTAGTGAAAGCAACTATGATCGGCTTGAAGCAGTTACGTACTATTTCGCAAGTTGCCAAATTACGCGGAAAAACTGTGGAAGAACTTACAGGAAAGAAAATTGAAGGTAAGAAAGCGGAGGAGGAAAAGTAA
- the rpmD gene encoding 50S ribosomal protein L30 translates to MRLKVTQIRSIINRKEGQKRTIAALGLGKIGRSRMHDDNPVIRGMIHNVIHLVKVEEVDEPVKKSTPKKKAAKPAAKKKAEKPAKKTSAKKEITSKKTVKKADDSSKDTVAKKDESKGKDTKKKTTKKKTVEKKTAKTEKKAEPKKEKKETVEKKKPAAKKTTTKKKATTTKKTTAKKETTKKTVKKDSDKKSEDK, encoded by the coding sequence ATGAGACTCAAGGTTACTCAAATCCGCAGCATAATTAATAGAAAAGAAGGTCAAAAAAGAACTATTGCAGCTTTGGGACTTGGTAAAATAGGCCGTTCCAGAATGCATGATGATAATCCCGTGATTCGCGGCATGATTCACAATGTGATTCATCTTGTAAAGGTAGAAGAAGTAGATGAACCCGTAAAGAAATCTACTCCTAAGAAAAAAGCAGCAAAACCTGCTGCCAAGAAAAAAGCGGAAAAACCCGCAAAGAAAACTTCAGCTAAGAAAGAAATTACTTCCAAGAAAACTGTAAAAAAAGCTGATGATTCTTCTAAGGATACCGTGGCAAAAAAAGATGAATCAAAAGGAAAAGACACCAAGAAGAAAACAACAAAGAAAAAAACGGTAGAAAAGAAAACAGCCAAAACAGAAAAAAAGGCTGAACCTAAAAAAGAAAAGAAAGAAACCGTCGAAAAGAAAAAGCCTGCAGCTAAAAAAACAACAACTAAAAAGAAAGCAACAACAACAAAGAAAACTACAGCAAAAAAAGAAACAACAAAGAAAACTGTAAAGAAAGACTCAGATAAAAAATCTGAAGACAAGTAG